One window of Bos indicus isolate NIAB-ARS_2022 breed Sahiwal x Tharparkar chromosome 18, NIAB-ARS_B.indTharparkar_mat_pri_1.0, whole genome shotgun sequence genomic DNA carries:
- the LOC109572374 gene encoding free fatty acid receptor 2-like, with translation MPDWDSSLILTAYIIILLTGLPANLLALRAFLGRVRQPHPAPVHILLLSLTLADVLLLLLLPFKIIEAASDFRWELSNLACALMGFGFYGSIYCSTLLLAGISVERYLGVAFPVQYKLSRRPVYGVIAALIAWAMSFGHGTVVIIVQYLNSTQRAPKENETTCYENFTQEQLRLLLPIRLELCLLLFFFPMVVTTFCYSRFVWIMLTQPHMGAQKRRRAMGLAIVSLLNFLLCFGPYNISHLVGFYMKASPKWRREAVVFGSLNASLDPLLFYFSSSVVRRSFGKGLQALYHWGSSLLGRRCKETAEAANEDPGLSQAEGAPSSDFTLD, from the coding sequence ATGCCAGACTGGGATAGCTCCTTGATCCTCACGGCCTACATTATTATCTTGCTCACCGGTCTCCCTGCCAACCTCCTGGCGCTGCGGGCCTTCCTGGGACGCGTGCGTCAGCCCCACCCTGCACCTGTCCACATCCTCCTGCTCAGCCTGACGCTGGCCGacgtcctgctgctgctgctgctgcccttcAAGATCATCGAAGCCGCGTCTGACTTCCGCTGGGAGCTGTCTAATCTAGCCTGTGCCCTCATGGGTTTCGGCTTCTACGGCAGCATCTACTGCAGCACGTTGCTACTGGCGGGCATCAGCGTCGAGCGCTACCTGGGAGTGGCTTTCCCCGTGCAGTACAAGCTGTCCCGCCGGCCCGTGTATGGAGTGATCGCTGCTCTGATCGCCTGGGCCATGTCTTTTGGTCACGGCACTGTGGTGATCATTGTTCAGTACCTGAATTCAACCCAGAGGGCCCCAAAGGAGAATGAGACCACCTGCTACGAGAACTTCACCCAAGAGCAGCTGAGGCTATTGCTGCCCATTCGGCTGGAGCTgtgcctcctcctcttcttcttccccaTGGTGGTCACCACCTTCTGCTACTCGCGCTTTGTGTGGATCATGCTCACCCAGCCCCATATGGGGGCTCAGAAGCGGCGCCGAGCCATGGGGCTGGCCATCGTGTCGCTCCTTAATTTCCTGCTGTGCTTTGGGCCCTATAACATATCCCACCTGGTGGGGTTCTACATGAAAGCAAGCCCCAAGTGGCGGAGGGAAGCTGTCGTATTTGGTAGCCTCAATGCCAGTCTGGACCCcttgcttttctatttctcttcctcAGTCGTACGCAGGTCCTTTGGGAAAGGGCTGCAGGCACTGTACCATTGGGGCTCCTCCCTGCTGGGACGCAGATGCAAAGAAACAGCGGAGGCCGCGAATGAGGACCCGGGCCTGAGTCAAGCAGAGGGAGCCCCGAGTTCGGACTTCACCCTGGACTAG